Part of the Balaenoptera acutorostrata chromosome 17, mBalAcu1.1, whole genome shotgun sequence genome, TCATTTTGTATGAGATGGGGGGGTACCAGCTTTGGGCCAAGCGGTCACCCTGGGTGGGCAGTCGCTTTCCTGCTCCACACAGGCCAGGTGGCCAGCAGCCTCTCCTGTGCTCCCGCTCGTTGGGCTGAGTGAGCAGCAGCGCTGACTCGCCACCCTCGAGGCCTGGACCCTTGGGAAGAGGAGCCGGTGGCAGGGATGGGCCACAGGAGTCCCCTCTGATCCACAGGACACGCAGGCTACGTGTGCTTGTCCCTCATGCCAGACGCCGCAGGGTTTGGGGTCTCCTGGGGCAGAACCAGGCCTTGCTGTGTCTGCCCTCTTGGCgtctggcctctgccgccgcccCTCCTCCCCGTCATCATCCTCTCACCTGCCGCCTCTCCTCCCTGCTTGTTCCGCcgccttcttcctccctcccctcccgaCACTTCCTGCTCACCTTGGCCTGGCAGGCCCGGTCAGGCTCTGGGTGGGGCCGGAAGGAGGGAGGGCCGCCCCTTGTGCCCTGCCTGTCGGCTCCTTCCTTTCAGGGGCACCGCACTGCCCTGTGCGCCCTCCAGGTTCCTGGGCCCTCCAGGCAGCGCCTTCTTGTCGTGGGGCTCTCCCAGGGCCTTGTCTCTGGGGTGTcctctgtttctccctctctAGCAGGgactgaggacacggggagccCACCCAACTGCCCACCCAACTGGAGGAAGCGCCAAGGGGGTGGCAGCTGGGAGGCGAGCTGGCACCCTGCCCCCTCCTTGTTCTAACTGGCCCGGGAGCTGGACCATGTGGTCCTGCATGCGTGGTCCGCACTTGGGGCTGTGCCTCTGGGCAAGCTTTGAACCTcggtgagcctcagtttccccgtgtGCCCGCCTTCCAGTGCTGGTGTGAGGTGGTGAAAGAGGTGGTACCTGTGATGAGTTAGAATGGCCCTGCTGGCTGGGTGGGACTTGGGAGCAGGTGGGCGGGCCGCTGGAGGGCACAGAGGCGTGGGCAGCGCCTGCAGTAGGGGAGAGGGTGACAGAGCTCTGGGCAAGGCGGCCAGGCCCCGCGTCCATGCCAACCATGCCTGGTGCCCTCTGGTCCACTGCAGCTGACTGCATCGGCAAGGCTGGACTTCTGGGGGGATTGGTGGGTGGTGGGCTTCCTTCCCTGGGTTGGGCCCTCCGACCTCGGGGCAGGGAGCTGCCTGGGTTGGGGATGGTCAGAAGGCTGGTGGAGGGACCTGAGGGGCGGGTGTGGGTggcttggggaaggcctaggaacCTGACAGGAGGAATCTGGAAGAGCTTTTATAATGTTATTTGTTGTCAGGTTTGGAAAACgctgcccttcccccacccccattttcatCTTAGAGATTGCTGCAAATAAAGTCAGTGTGGTCTTCTCAGTGGCCCAAAGCGGGCAGGGGTCACGCCGTTGTGAAACAGTCCCCTGGGCGTGTCGAGCCGGGCGTGGACATGCAGATGGCGGTTGGCAGGTTGTGGCATGAGGTGGCTTTGGGACGATTCCAGTAAAAGTGAATGGGCTTGAATTTGGGGGAGGGTTCTGGGCAAGCCCATCCAGTGGAGAGGCccagagactgtcctttctgGGGAGCTGGGCCTTGGAGCTCTGCTTGCCTCTCCGAAAGGCAGGTACAGAAACTCAGGAAGAAGAGGGCCTGGGGTGGAGCGCACAGCCCCACTGTGCGCGGTCCGGCATGGCGCTGGAGGGCAGGTGCAAGGAGGCCAGGCCTGTGACTGGGAGAGGCGGGTGGGCCAGGTGTGGGCAGACCTCGGCCTGGGAAGGCAGAGGTCAGACTGTCAGCACTGCCCTGGCTGAAGATGCTGATTGGCGTCTCGTCCTCCCTGGCCCTTCATCTCCTGGGTGCGGCTGTCTGAGTGCTGACCCCGGCCATAGCCAGGCCTgccacagaggcagggccacccCCGGAGGCCCTCTCTTCTCCTGTGCCCCAGCTGCCTCTTGAGGTGGAGCTGTGtccaggggagggaaggggaggcccTGGCTTCTCCTCTTGCAAAACCGGAGGCCTTGCTCAACGCCGTGGAAGGCCTCCTGGTGGCAGGGCACTTGGGGTGAGGCGGGGCTGCAGCCAAGGACCAGCACCAGGGCTGAGCCTTGCCCCGCCGTGCTGTGGCCCTTCCACCTCTGCCTCGCCCTGAGGATCAGGCAGGGACGTGAGGCTCTGCGTCTGTGCCCCCCAACCCTGGCACTGGGTGCGAGAGCTCATGGGCGGGGGGCACCGAAAGTGCCTCTGCTGGCTTCTACTGTAGACCTCCCTGCCATCAGGCGCCCAGCGCCTGGGTGCCGGTGCCCGCTGGGACCTGTGTGGGCCAAATGGAGGGAGGAGGCGGTTGGAGTGGGGCCCTTGGCTCACTGGGTAGTGGGCTGGGCCGACTGCAAAGGCAGATTCGCTCCCCCCCGCATCATCTGTCCAGCATTGCCGGATGGGCCCCCGGACCCCTGGGGTGGACTCTTCCTGTGGGCTCATCACCACTCCTTAGCCAGCGAGTGTGGCGGCAGCCAGAGGCATCTGCGGAGGGAGGTGGGCTCCCAGCCTGGGGGACTCCGGCCCCGCGTAGCCAGCTCCTGTCTGTGGCGTGCCCCCGCCCACCTGCAGCGTGGAGCGTCAGGCCTCTGGGTGTTCCTGAGAGCTTGGCATGGCCTGGCCCCTCTTTGGTGATACATGGGGAGTAGGATGTGTGGGCAGATGGGTGCGAGCTGCCCGGAGTGAGGGGCTGGGCGTGGCCAGGTTCCCAGGTGTCTGCCAGGGCTGGGAGGCGTGGGCCTGCTTTTGGCCTTGCCTGAGGTTCTCACTGCCTGGGGCTCTGCGGGTGCCCACTCCTGCTTTCCAGGTGCCACCGCCTGCAGGACTCTCTGTTCAGCTCCGACAGTGGCTTCAACAACTACCGTGGCATCCTGAATTGGTGTGTGGTGATGCTGGTAAGTAGGGTGGCGTCTTGGAGCAGGTGTCGCTGTGACCAGGTGGGGCACGGGCTCTGCCCCCTGGGGCGGGTGGCCAGAGCTTTTGTGGCTGGGCTGAGTGGAGCGGGATCGCGGTGGTGGTCCCTGCAGCGGCTGTATACTGGGCTCCCAGAGGGCACACTCTCAACCCTTGTCCCTGTTGAATCCCAGGAGACGCCTGCAGGGCTAGCGTGGGAGCCTTTGTGCCGTGGGCTGTGCCCGAGGGGCACTGGGGTCTCCTGAGGGGCTTCTGTGGCTTGACGTGGGGGCAGGAAGGAGTAGACAGGCTGATGGGCGGGTGGGCCTTGGGGCTGTGGAAGGGGCGCTGTGGGTGCAGGGCCTCCTGGCAGCACGTGTGAGTGGTCTTGGGGGTCCGTGAAGAGTTTCCTCTTCTGTTCCAAATGGCCCTCGTGGGCGTGGAGCCCCCAGGCAGGCCCGGACTTGGGGGAGCAGGGGTGAGAATACGGTTCCTTGGCTCAGCCCTGCAGCCCCGGGCCCCAGCTCTGCGGGCCGctggcccccctcccccagtctcaGGAGGGTGAGTGCGGGGAGCCCTGCGCCTGCCTCGCGCTGCGGCCTGGTCGAGGCCGCTGCTTCAGGGGGCCCCGCTCCCCCGGCACTTGGCGGGGCTGGGCCAGCAGCTCTGGCCCACAAGCAGCTGGAGTCCAGAGCTCCAGGACGCAGCCTTCGGGCGGGGCAGGGGCCTCTCTGGGCCCTGCCCCCGCCACTCAGGGCCATGTGGCGCGACGCCCTTGACCCTCCACCCAACGTGTCTGCCTGTCTTGGGTGTGGCTCCTGCGGCTGCCCGTGTACGAGGGGCTCCCACACCGTCCCCGTCTGTGGCCCCAGGAGGCTCCCTGGGGAGCTGTGGGGTGCTATGCAGCCTGGTGGGTGAGAAGCTGGCTGGGCAAGGCGAGAGCGGGCCGTAGGCCAGCCCAGACCCAGGAGATGACGTGTCCCTGGTCTCTGGAGGCCATTGCTGGCCGAGGCTGGGTTTGTGAAGAGGGGGTCGTGTGGGGCGGGCCCTCAGCTGCCTGGGCGGCACTGTCTGCTCTCCTGCAGCCCCTGGGCCTGCCTGGCCCTTTGGTGCTGCCCCAAAGCCTTCCCCCTGCTTCTGGTACCTCTGCCACACCCTCCCTGTAGGAGACGCGCATCCCGAGCTGCGTTCCCTCTGCAGCCTGGGCCTCCAGGTGGGTGCTGCCTATTTGCAGCTCCAGCTCTCGCCTGCTGTGAGCTCTCAGGACAGGCCACCGCCAGGTGGGGTGACATTGTAGGACCGCGTGTGTCCTGGTAAGCTGGCCGGTCAGGCGTTTGACTGGGAGAGGGTGTGGCAGGTGGCCCCTGCATCTCTGAGCTTGTCACCTCCTCGTGAAACTTGCCAGGTAAGGGACCCCACTAGTGTCCCCTGGAGAAGCATCACTTTTCTGCAGAACCTTCCGTACCCTGCCTGGGGCCTGTGCCTtgtgggctggggcaggaggtcCCTGTGCCTGCAGAGGAAGGCCAGGCACCCAGCCACCGGCTAAAGGCAAGAGCTTGTCGTGACGGGGGCTCCATCCTCGGCTGCTGGTGCTGCAGGAACGGCCGAGGCGGGCAGGGGCGTGAGTTACAGCGTGACGCTCCAGGCCCAGCTTTCCCCGGCCCCTCAGCGCCCTGGCCTGCTTCTTCCCACCACCCCACACAGGGCGTGGGCGCTCCCGGTGCAGCGCCTGCCACACAGCCCGGCGCTGCGAGGACTGGCCTGACTGGCAGGGCGGTGCCCTGGACGTGGGTGGCAGCTCCGTCTGGCAGGCTTGGACTTTGGGACTGTTGCTGTGGCCTCGGGGCCCTCACCAGCTCAGTGGGATGGAGGCGGGCTGCTGGACGGCGCGGGTCTCTTTCTGCTGCCGAAGACACAGGCATCTGGGAAGTGCCTGGTGTCGGGGTCGGCTCCTTCTCACTGGCGTGCCGGGGGCAGCGCCGAGGGGCTTCCCGTCCCTGCACTGGTGCCTGCGGGGTGGGTTGCGAGTCTCGGAGCTTGGCGTGAGGTCAGACAGGGTGGGGCCTGCAGGACGGAGGTCGCTGCTCGGACCTGCGGGTGCCGGGAGGAGCTGGGGTGGCTGCTCCGGGGCCAGAGGTGACAGGGTTgtgtccctctctctttcttgcaGATCTTGAGCAATGCACGGTTATTTTTAGAGAACCTCATCAAGTGAgtgggccctggccctgccccacccactgccagctcaggccccgcccctcacccACTCAGACCCTCATCCCCCACCTGCCCATCCGCAGGTACGGCATCCTGGTGGATCCCATCCAGGTGGTGTCTCTGTTTCTGAAGGATCCCTACAGCTGGCCCGCTCTGTGCCTGGTTATTGGTGAGCTGAGTGCCCAGGAGGCCTCGGGTGGGGACAGGGCTGACCCGGGCCTGAACCTGCCCTGTGGCGCTTCTGTCCTCAGTGGCCAACGTCTTCGCTGTGGCTGCGTTCCAGGTGGAGAAGCGCCTGGCTGTGGTAAGCAGCGCCCTCACGCCCACCCTCGCCCTGCCCGGAGGTCTGCGCCTCACCAGCCGAACTTAGGGCGGGCCAGCAGCCCGTCCCACTGTGTTTCATTCAGGGTGTGGGGCTGTGTGCGGCTTTCCCGGGAGGGGCTGCACCTCGGGGCCTGACGGCCATGCCCTAGGGAGACCCTCTGGCCAGGGAGTGGGGGCCCCCGGCTGAGCGGTGtgctcccccacccaccccagggcgCCCTGACGGAGCAGGCGGGGCTGCTGCTGCACGTGGTCAACTTGGCCACCATTCTCTGCTTCCCGGCGGCTGTGGCCTTCCTGCTTGCATCCATCACTCCAGGTGGGCCACCCGTCTCACCCCCGTCCCAACCTGTCTCTGAGCCCGTGGGAGAGACCTAGGCGAGCCACAGGGGCTGCCCCTGTGGCCGTGGCTCTCCTGTGGGCAGTGTGGGAGGCGCATGGCCTGAGCTTGCCTCTCCTGCAGTGGGCTCCGTGCTGGCTCTGATGGTGTACACCATCCTCTTCCTCAAGCTGTGCTCCTACCGGGATGTCAACCTGTGGTGCCGAGAGCGCAGGGCTAGGGCCAAGGCCAAGGCTGGTGAggggctgcctggggctgggacCACCCGGGGCTGCCACCTGCTGTGGGGCTGGACCCGGGCAGCATCGCAGCCTCACCCCGCCCTGCCACTTGCTCGTAGCTCCTGCGGGTAAGAAGGCCAATGGGGGAGCTGCCCAGTGCACCGTGAGCTACCCTGACAACCTGACCTACCGTGGTGAGAAccctgctggggcctgggggaggggggctgctgGGGGCCGGGCCTCCTCCGCCTGCTAGCCCCACCCTCCCGTTGCAGATTTGTACTACTTCCTCTTTGCCCCCACCCTGTGTTACGAGCTCAACTTCCCCCGCTCTGCCCGCATCCGAAAGCGTTTCCTGCTGCGGCGGCTCCTTGAGATGgtgaggctggaggctgggggccTCGCGGGCTGGGGGGCCACCGGGCACTGGGGGGCTCAGCCCGCTgttctctgcttcctcctccagCTGTTCCTCACGCAGCTCATGGTGGGGCTGATTCAGCAGGTAcgcgggctgggctgggggctgtgctgggcgggggtgggggggggagttgCTGGAGGACGGTAGCTCGGGCGGCCGGGGAGCTGACGCCCTGCCCTCTTTGCAGTGGATGGTCCCCACCATCCAGAACTCCATGAAGCCCTTCAAGGTGAGCAGGCAGGCCCTGGCGGGGTGGGGTCTGAGGGCGGGACCGAGGGAGCCAGCTGCACCCTGTCTCTGCAGGACATGGACTACTCGCGCATCATCGAGCGCCTCCTGAAGCTGGCGGTGAGCAGCCTGGTGGGTGGGGGCacgtgggggggtggtggtggtggtggtctggAACCTGGCACACGCCTCCCCGCAGGTCCCCAACCACCTCATCTGGCTCATCTTCTTCTACTGGCTGTTCCACTCCTGCCTGAATGCCGTGGCCGAGCTCATGCACTTCGGAGACCGCGAGTTCTATcgggactggtggtgggtggcCTTGGGTGTGGGGCcgggggctggtggggggagggccgTGGCACAGCCCGGTCACCCGCCGTCTCCCGACCCCCAGGAACTCTGAGTCCGTCACCTACTTTTGGCAGAACTGGAACATCCCCGTACACAAGTGGTGCCTAAGGTGGGTGTGGGTGCTGCAgccggcgggcgggcggccgGGCGGCCGGCACGTGGCCCGGGCGCCCGCCCCATGGCCGCTTCCTTCTGCAGACACTTCTACAAGCCCATGCTCCGGAGAGGCAGCAGCAAGTGGGCAGCCAGGATGGGGGTGTTCCTGGCTTCGGCCTTCTTCCACGAGGTCAGTGCCCTGTGGGTGCGTCCTGTCCCACCTCGGATGGGGGTTGCCAAGGGGTCAGCTGACGCCCCTCTCACCCCCACCCAGTACCTGGTGAGCATCCCTCTGCGCATGTTCCGCCTCTGGGCCTTCACGGGCATGATGGCTCAGGTGAGCACCCCACGTGGCCTGGCATCCTCCCCGGGCCCGGGAGCCAGCCCCGTGGTCGCTGAGGCCTGCTAACCGGGCCCCTCCCGTGTCCCCAGATCCCCCTGGCCTGGATAGTGGGCCGCTTCTTCCGTGGCAACTACGGGAACGCGGCCGTGTGGCTGACGCTCATCATCGGGCAGCCTGTGGCGGTGCTCATGTATGTCCACGACTACTACGTGCTCAACTACGAGGCCCCGACGGCCGGGGCCTGAGCCGCTCCAGGCCCGCCCTCCTTGCTGCGGCTGCCTGCCTTGCCTCACTGCCCGCGGCTGGAGCCGGCCCCCGACCTGTGTGCTGGGGAGAGGCCTGACTGGTCGATGCTGCCTCTCTGCCCCTATGGGGCACCCTCCTGCCCCCTCAGGGATGGCAGACTGGGCCCGTGGAGGTGCCAGCACTCCGGGAGCTGTGCCAATCCTGCCCAGGGGTCTGAATGTGTCAATAAAGCGCTGTCCACAGTGAGCTCCCTCAGCCTCCAGGGCACGGGGCTGCTGGGAGGTGGTGGCCGTCCCAGTCCCGCGGGGGCGGCCTCCCTTGGGGTGGACCGTGGGAGGGGGATCGGGGTCCCAGGGCCGGGAGCAGCTGCCCGGCTGTggctgggctggggggctgggggggcgggggggcggggcgggccgtGGCGTAGGAGGCAACCTCCCTGCCTCCCAAGACTTCTTGTTCTGCAAGGTGGGGCCTCAGAACTCCCAGACCCCGTGTGCCTGAGGGCTGCCCAGAAGTGGACTTCAGCTTGGGGTGGGGCCCGAGGCCGAGAGGGTCGAGAATCAGGACTGACTCGAGGGGCCAACAAACAGACTCCAAGGCAAGGCTGCGGAGGACACAAAGGCCGAGCCCACAGGCCGCTGGGGAGGGGCAGCCATGTGCTGGGGTGCCCACCTGGGGTGGGCCCTGGGCCTCTGGGATGAGGCAGGTGGCCTGACCCAACCCTCATCCAGAGCCTCCCTCTCAGTGCCCCCCCTGATACTGCTGGCTTGAGGCCTCCCTGgccccttcccagccctgccctgtttTCCTGGCACTGACTGGGCTGGATGGTCCACTTGATACATCCTGAGTGTGGCCCTCGGGATACCTTGCTCCCAGAGCTTGCCGCTCAGAGCTTGCCAGGGAGGTGGGGGCACCCCTGGGCTCCTGTTCCCACCTCTGGTGGAACCCCGAGGCTGTGCCGGGCCAGGTGTGCCCTGATGTACAGCCACAGCCCAACAAGGTGGGTGTGTGAGGAGGTGACTGGGCGCTGGTCTCAGAGCCAcgctgcccctgccccagccagaAGCTGCTCAGCCCCAAGTCCTCACCGCCTCTGGGTCACGGTGGTGGTTTTGGGAGAGGGAGGCCTCCTGGGGGTGCCCTTTGAGTCCAAGGGGTTACAGGCCGCCATCTCCCTGCCCCCTGGGCGGCTGCCAGGAGAATGGCAAGCAGCGCGTGAGCCAGGTGGGGCAGGACAGCGGGTGGGCTGCCCTGGCCTGCCCCCCGTACCGCGCATGTGCTCACCAGCGGCCGCCTGCCCCAGGGGCAGTGCTGtgctcccactccctccctcctctgccagACCCCACGCCTCCCTTTTGCCAAAGCCAGCCCGGCCCCTCGTGACATGAGCGCAGTAGAGGTGGCTCTGCTGGGCAGATACACAACGGCGCACCCACCTGTGTGTCCCACCTGGCGCAGACCTGGCAGTGGCGTTCCTAGGGGCCCTCTGACCCCTCCCCGGTCCTTTAACAAGAGACTTCTGCGTGCACATGGCCCAGTGGAGCCAGGCAGGCTCAGGCGTGCTGTGCCCATCTACCCTCCCTCCGGCCCCTTCTGAGACCCCTGTGCCCCTCCTCAccaccccccgcccaccccaggacCCCCGCGGGAGGAAACAGACAGGGAGGCCACACGCACAGCCCGTCGTTTATAGATCTCTGTCTCTTCTGTCCGTCCGTGTATATGCCTGTATATCTCTacagaaggggaaaggggggactCCTCTCgtgtaaaaattcaaaatacactTCTATGAGCACCCGTGTACTGGTCAGTCCGAGGCCACTGCTCGTGGGGCTGGGCCCTCGCTGCTGACTGGGGCCATGCCCGCCCAGCCGGCCCGGTACTACTGAGACCAGCCCTGCACtgggcggggggaagggggggggcgCAGGCCGGCCATCCTCCTGGGGCCTCTAGGAGACAGTGGGGTCCTTGGCTTTGGGGGGCTCAGAGCCCGTCAGCAGGGAGATGGTGGGGTCGTCTGTGTAGTCATCTCCCTCGGAGAAGTAGGAGCCCTCTCCCAGCTCGAAGAGCACCGGCAGGTCGCTGCCCCCGACGTCCACGGAGCCCGGGTCcagcaggagcaggggctgggccGTGTAGTGCACCAGCTGCTTCCCTGGGGGCGGGGACCGAGCAGGTCAGGGTGCTGGCGCGAGGGcacggggcaggggcgggggtgggggcgggcagGCTCAGCTCACCTGAGTCAGGGCTGCTGCTCTCTGCTTCAAGAGGCCTGGGGGGCTCCTGGGGAGAGAGGAGCTCCTGGATCTGCTGGGGCAGAGGGAGCGTGGTGAGGGCTCCCGGATCCTCTCCCCCGCCACCCCGCCACCCTGCCACCCCCACACCCTACGCACGCTGGCCAGGCTGCTGTCAAGGTCGGGCAGGCTCATGTCAGGCACTGTCACCGAAGGGCTGAACAACTGCAGGGAAGGGAGGGCGGTCAGGCCGTGCCTgtgggcggggcggg contains:
- the DGAT1 gene encoding diacylglycerol O-acyltransferase 1 isoform X1, producing MGDRSGASGSRRRRTGSRPSSQGGSGPAAAAEEEVRDVGAGGDAPAPEKDKDGDVDVGSGQWDLRCHRLQDSLFSSDSGFNNYRGILNWCVVMLILSNARLFLENLIKYGILVDPIQVVSLFLKDPYSWPALCLVIVANVFAVAAFQVEKRLAVGALTEQAGLLLHVVNLATILCFPAAVAFLLASITPVGSVLALMVYTILFLKLCSYRDVNLWCRERRARAKAKAAPAGKKANGGAAQCTVSYPDNLTYRDLYYFLFAPTLCYELNFPRSARIRKRFLLRRLLEMLFLTQLMVGLIQQWMVPTIQNSMKPFKDMDYSRIIERLLKLAVPNHLIWLIFFYWLFHSCLNAVAELMHFGDREFYRDWWNSESVTYFWQNWNIPVHKWCLRHFYKPMLRRGSSKWAARMGVFLASAFFHEYLVSIPLRMFRLWAFTGMMAQIPLAWIVGRFFRGNYGNAAVWLTLIIGQPVAVLMYVHDYYVLNYEAPTAGA
- the DGAT1 gene encoding diacylglycerol O-acyltransferase 1 isoform X2; translation: MGDRSGASGSRRRRTGSRPSSQGGSGPAAAAEEEVRDVGAGGDAPAPEKDKDGDVDVGSGQWDLRCHRLQDSLFSSDSGFNNYRGILNWCVVMLILSNARLFLENLIKYGILVDPIQVVSLFLKDPYSWPALCLVIVANVFAVAAFQVEKRLAVGALTEQAGLLLHVVNLATILCFPAAVAFLLASITPVGSVLALMVYTILFLKLCSYRDVNLWCRERRARAKAKAAPAGKKANGGAAQCTVSYPDNLTYRDLYYFLFAPTLCYELNFPRSARIRKRFLLRRLLEMLFLTQLMVGLIQQWMVPTIQNSMKPFKDMDYSRIIERLLKLAVPNHLIWLIFFYWLFHSCLNAVAELMHFGDREFYRDWWNSESVTYFWQNWNIPVHKWCLRHFYKPMLRRGSSKWAARMGVFLASAFFHEIPLAWIVGRFFRGNYGNAAVWLTLIIGQPVAVLMYVHDYYVLNYEAPTAGA